A part of Stigmatella erecta genomic DNA contains:
- a CDS encoding DUF5985 family protein — MVLKTLLNGALVMACLACALFFVRFWRESKDRLFALFALSFTVMSLNWFALGLLPVDDERRHYVYVIRLVSFLLILFAIWDKNRTSRQHPS; from the coding sequence CTTGGTGATGGCGTGCCTGGCGTGCGCGCTGTTCTTCGTGCGCTTCTGGCGCGAGTCGAAGGACCGGCTCTTCGCCCTCTTCGCCCTGTCCTTCACGGTGATGAGCCTCAACTGGTTCGCCCTGGGCCTGCTGCCGGTGGACGACGAGCGGCGCCACTACGTCTATGTCATCCGGCTCGTCTCCTTCCTCCTCATCCTGTTCGCCATCTGGGACAAGAACCGGACCAGCCGCCAGCACCCCTCCTGA